cctcgtattcggaACGACAAGTTGAGTCTTTAACTCGGCTGAAAgacaccatttcagtctcggactattggcgctcgaacgcagtgagcaCTACCTCGACAggaatgggtgcctttcatcccttagttaacaatctactatttaacATTGGCTTTtaagttatttgtgtcccaagggaggaaaagtaggaaattgcgtgccgcgtgtaaatgGTAAACACACGGGATAGaatgtcctacttttcctcccgtggtgcgcatactatttttctgcctgacggaggcggaaagcggcaacttcgtttagcgcagcgggagcaaagttgacgctttcggCCCGGATAGCagaaaagatgtttgtgaactcgactgtaccaaACTATAGGTATTTTACCCTTTTAACAAAAGAGTGCTTCTAGATCCCGTATAAATATAGAATACGTACATATTAAACTAAAAAGTATGGGAAATCAGCCTTTTTAATAATTGGACGGAATGTTTTCCAAGTATCTGTTTAAAGCTACAacagacttaaatcgaccgggatatggactgTGATcgtatcgggagctcgaaaacaatatgCCGGTCGAACacatttaagtctagtgaaactagcCGTGAATTATTCGAAACTGTTAAAACTACAATGtttgaataaagaaaaatatacctGAAACTGAAAACTGCCCAAGACTCAAGGTTTAGGTCTTAGGCAAAGTTACTGTTGcaaaatattctatttattttctaacATCTAACAAtattttgatatctaaaaaaaggAGTGAAGACCACTTGTTATTCCCGCGGGCCGAattgaaaaaagcggccaagtgcgagtcggactcgcccatgaagggttccgtaccatttatgacgtattaaaaaacactacttactagatctccttcaaaccaattttcggtggaagtttgcatggtacatcatatattttttttaggtttatcattctcttattttagaagttacacaagggggacacattttaccactttggaagtgtctctcgcgtgaACTATTCAGTAtagaaaaatgatattagaaacctcaatatcatttttaaagacctatccatagataccccacacgtatgggtttgatgaaaaaatatattttgagtttcagttctaagtatggggaacccccaaaatttaaggtttttttttctatctttgtgtgaaaatcttaatgtggttcatagaatacatctacttaccaagtttgaacagtatagctcttatagtttcggaaaaaaagtggctgtgacataatcggacagacagacggacatgacgaatctataagggttccgttttttgccatttggctacggaaccctaaaaatatagcCGTCTGTGTCATTACGGCTTAAAAAAGTTACAacgacagacagacagtcacTGTTGCGTTTAGTACAGATTATTTATATCCTAATATTACTAACTACATACAGAGATTCCTGTGCAAATATACACATGTTtctatatacagggtgtccagCGGCAGATTTCCGATTTCCAATACAAATAATTATCGAACGCGAAGTGCCACGGGTACGCGGGGAGTTTTAGTTTCGTGAGTGACAATTATTTGTGACAATATATCTCTGGCAGCGTGCAGACGCTATGGCGGCGTATCTAACCAACGGGTTTCCTCTTAGCAAGGCGTACGCTTTGCATTTATTTCGGAATAGCGCAAAGGTTGGAGAAGCGCGTACATTCCACCTAGCCCCGCActcacaacgatatatataatagaatagaCAGATAAAACATCCATAGCTCAGGAAcatatatttgtgataaacacacaaatacctaaatgcccttaccaggtttcgaacccgggacctcctccTTCgcaggcagagtcactaccgactaggctaggccATTCGTCgttttatcataaaaataaatagttttggtttattagttttcatttttataaacaaattatgTAATCGGAAATCTGCCGCTAGACACCCCGCCTCATAACATGAATGgatgtaattattattgtactCTGGTCAACAATAGCGCGGCACTGAATAGGATTGGCAACGCCATTGAGACTGATTTCCCCGCCGCACCGTTACACCGGTGGTCCAGGAAGCAGAAACACCACGTCGTCTCGTCGTACCAGTCTCTGAAACATAAAGGGGTCGATTGTTATGACTGCCCAGTGTTTGTATGTCTGCACGTGGACCAAACTTGTGACACATTGGAAAGGGCCACAAGGAAAAAGGAAATCTGTCCGATCAAATataatcactctattgataggtgaaaaccgcatgaaaatccgttcagtagtttttgagtttatcgcgaacatacatacaaacagacagacgtggcgagggactttgttttatacaaaatattttatttcataaaatgacaacaacaacaacaatgtaTACAacgtttatgaattttatgatctAAGGGATGATGTCTCCTGGTAAGCAAATTGTTGCCTGTGTTGGGAGAAAGTTTATACGGTGTAGTGATGGCacgctaaattagacccacttccaaTTATTCAAtcgagctgaaacttcacacaCATGGGTAAGTTAATGTCACCCGacattgcaatattatggtaccatagagctgatctgatgacggacaCAGGAAGTGGTCATATAGGAACTCAGTGCTACAGCAATTTAGAGAccacacaaaaaaactataatgaaaaaataacaacattCTTCACTAGGAATGTCTGTCCCGGCTTAATGCCACGGCTGATCCACTTAATctccagaattggcgtaggcactagtttttaaaaAGGTAATACCATCTGACCTTTCGATCCAGATAGAAATCTAagccttattaggattagttCAGTTTCCTCACAAAGTTTACCTTCACCAAAGAACTGATTGGTATGAGCCAGGGTTCCCTGTATGGCAATACAGGGAACCCGCaacctctggattgaaagttGCATGCTCTTACTGCAGGGCTAccaacacttttttttaaataacaaatctaattaaaaataacagaaatacctaatataaggtCTCTAAACtagtactaaaataaaaaatcatacttgtataaaaaatatggtGTTAATTCTTAGGATTAGGTTGCCGAGTGGACCCCAGACTCCCcaagtttatattaaaaagttaaCAATGTGTAAAAGGTTACTCACCGTTTGACATCAAGTTCTTTGACAGTATTGTTGACGTAGTTGGCTAAGTTGACATCCTTAGCAGCGCGCCGGCACCCCTCGTAAGTGTCCGCTGGAATGTCCATCCGGAACGCCCTGAAGTTGCTCAGGCAGTCTCTAGTTATAACTTCTTGggctacaaatacaaaaataggGATTATCTAATCAGCTTTTACAAAACTATGGGCACATCCAGTGGGCACATAATGGTATCGATAGAATGATGCCAAAAACacgcaaataattaaatttcagTTAATTTTGTAGGAATTGCTAAACATTCTATTTCATAACATAAAAATGTctccaaaataaatattatctgaatattattataaattagaaaatatCTATGCTTCAATGTTTAGAAATAGGAAAAGGGTTCTCACTGTCTTAGGTGAGACTTGTGACTTGTGTGAGGATACCAGCCCACCACCCCACCATCTGGGCTACCAAGACTTACCCGTTTGACAGTGGATAGTACCACCTCCTATATTATATCTATGCTTGGATGTTTGGACTCAATCACTTTAAGCCTGATGTACGTGCGTGCGAAGACCAGCGAATGAACCTCAGGGCACATTTATGCAGTagaatgaaatattaatattgcttGCTCCTTCTAATATTCTAAtgttcccactgatatagtgaatttgcctcttcACAAATTCAAGTCAAACGTTAAGAGctgtttgttaagtaaggcaTACTATACTGtaaatgatttcatagatgataaggatgcctttgagccagtagcttgatcttgatagtatggtaaaaatgtaagtaatagtgttttcgttttctttctgtgaaataaccatactagtgTCCAGTAGAAATGACACAAGAGACCATCAGGTTCTCGCTTGATTGtattgttttagttaattttagttttagacactaagactttattttaaatttcagtttattttaatacctattttaatgattcgGACACTTAGAGACATCTGTACATCtgtaagtcaatttaaatttaagtttgtaatttagttttataggtaggcataCTCCGAACGAATattatgtagtcgcgtttatgtggcgctatgccgtctttaatgtaacatacaagcacaaatgttgtatcgcacaatttttgtattatatttatattaatgcaACCCGGCAGCTtaaacatgtcatgctcgcttaaaagtctttacggtggcgtcgttgatcgggtcgccactttcccgaatgaaggttgagggaggcgatggctgagatacacgtcatactcgtgaacgctACAGGGCTAcatgttatattataagtatgtaactttacttttgagtggcattaacgtgagacacttcattcggttcttgtctgatttaattttttgtcttttaattatttatataagaattcaagccttggagaccctctacatctctaaggctaatttaatatatttttttatattttatctctgacacttagagacttatacatctctaaagaattttagtatttcttggttttactttttttttgtgaaatttgacgtttagaggcagtatacatctctaataaagtatataatatttcatcgattccatatttgtagttgttttttgtaattattatggtttgtaaaaatggaaagtgcccctgtggcctatttgctgaataaatgtttgatatttgatatttaatgcATAACTTTGTCCCTGATACTTGGCAAGATTCAGCACACATGTAAATCAGGCTTTAAGGGCTAGAGCGGTCACTCGTgtacagtgccggattaagaaattttgatgccctaagcattctagatcttggtgccccctttgcctaggctcatccagattacattgacaacattgtttttttttggtaaactaagtgacgttcatggtcgcattattgctgcaatttgtattttcaatccattatttattttatcaaggaaatgtacagtgctgcagcagtaacgttgcaacagtaggtaatgctggtgcagtcgccatcctaatatcacctttatcaaagcatgcgtgaactaaatgactgaaattacctatatctatgattttgtacttgcctttccggctaactatgtgattaaaacctgctttggttcACTTCACAAATAAAACCTAGAAGTAACGTGACCAAAAGTAACCCGAAAGTTACACAAGGACTGAGGCCCAGAGGCAATTGTACATTCGTATGtgcgacagggagacaacacgtcgaacgtggttcgcggttgaCCCTCAGTTGTTTCTACCGTGGCGGGCAATCGTGCGAGACCGAAGACCGTACTGCAGGATAGCAgtgcttggaattgaaccaatggaGGCAATAGTCAAAAAACGAATTCAACGGCCATGCTCATAAGGTTGAAGATCCGGAGTGCCCACTTGGCGCTTCCGAGCAAGACCTAAAGGCGGAGTTGCGAGAGAACTGGGTTTTGTGACTGAAAAAATACCCAGTGTAAGCGAGGACTAAGGTCGAGCTCCACACAGGGttgaaaagagagcttttctgaGAAGCGCATTCATGTGAGGCTTAAGGTTGAGCTTCAGCAGGGCCGAGCTCTGGCAAGAATCTATGGCCAAGTGTCTTAAAAACTAAGTCGAAAGCTGAGCTCTTCATAAGGCTTAAAGCGCGGTCCGATCGGCGCTTTTACGTATGAGGCCAAAGGCCACGCTGCAAGAAAGCAGAACTTggaattgacaaattgtgtgaatgaggccgaaggctgaggtcCTCACAAGGTTAGACGCCCGGAGAGTCTGATGGCGGcgcgctataaaaaaaaccaatggCGAATTGTACACAAGGCATAATGCTCAGCCGCGAGAGACGAAAGCCTGGATTTGGACACATGGCCAAATTTATGTGAGGCTTAAGGCtaacttttgcataaagtaaaaagccGAGTATGAATAAGACCTAACGAAATCGAACCAATATGATCATGGCACTCCTGCTGCTCCGCatttggcctcgctcaaaagggcacttgattagagttagttgcagccgatgaaataggcgtttcgaaccgaagatttcctttggcaggattggcccctaggagttaggacccaagggttgatttagttaagaagtggagccaccaagttttgtagtgtaCATTTTCAGAGGAGGGGGTGGGCTCTCAACTTTATGTTGTTATCTACATCAGTTAAGCTAGTAGGctatgtttggtatcgttttcgtataaatcgggaatGCCGAACTCATTTACGAATATGGTATAACATTGACACCATTCAGAAGTGGAAACatgtaaacttttaattttttttaatattcctcttcacgcttcaaccgctgaaccaatttagttgaaatttggtatagagataattagtttagtctcaagaaaggacaggatagttttaatctaaaaaatcatcgctaaggatgtgtaaaggagggtggaagtttatgtggggaatcaataaccgctgcacctatttgaatgaaatttggtatgatctacattttagattttgtcgaaaatgatagtaacttagaacctaaacaattattaacaattattgaCCTCCAACTGACCGACTTCGCCGAAGCTGAAATAAACCtgaatcaaaaatctgggtggcatcactttttaattacatcttaggaaaacaaagattaattatggtaaaggaaacctttggttcaaataaaaccatatgcttttggttttcggccTTCGTGGGGCCCTAAACCTGCACTATAGCCTTTGATtccgtcatcagtttttttataataaaactttggcAATTAGGTCGcacgatcgcggctctgcagcttggccgtgtgcaatacgtcgcaaaccaatctggtgtgcaagagctcgggcagcatgagtgacaaattccgatcctcgaaaatctgttaagacttcggtgcgaagccgaagtccgagttgcaagagagcgaaattcggacacgacataattataaattaagacaaaagtgtagATCTACTATTAAATTCGACACTCCGAGAAGGCTGAAGAACAAGCTCCACGTAGGGTTTAAGACAAGTAGCTTTCTAAAACTGAGCTCTACGTTGGGTGTATAAGGCCCTTTGGCCCAAAAGCTGACAGATTTGCAGAATACTGGATatcaaaaatcaaccacgaaCCAATGGGTAAAGTATGAGAAAAAAATCAGTATCGTCGTTGCGCTTTCCAAATCTGATTAATGCgcgattttaattaaatgaattattacCTTATGTGTATTGTTGCTAGGTAACTATTTGTCAATCAAAAATCGAGCACATACTCGTATCAGCTTTGGACAGCGCATGGGCGATATTGCAAGCCTGGTGGAATGGGCCTCCTCGTAGGGACCTGCGTTGGAGACGCGCTTACGTGCCCTATACACGACGCACAAAGGTTCATGTACAAACTACCCGTTTTTTTGccaacgattttggtgcccccctagacgtggtgccctaagcaagtgcttattttgcttaatggttaatccggcactgcttgtgtaaaattttataaaaaaataatatggggatttttacattttatttatttaatataaccatttattttatttccgatTTTTGGGTACAATGTTGTTTAAttagctatatatatatttttttgtaaactagAGAATGTCCCGCAGTTCGGTGTGCCTTTTGGCATAGGCCTCGTCCAACATTCTCCACTGAACTCCCTCCTCTGCAACTATAGACCAGTAAGGTCCCAAGGTTAAGTGGATATC
Above is a genomic segment from Cydia pomonella isolate Wapato2018A chromosome 4, ilCydPomo1, whole genome shotgun sequence containing:
- the LOC133516778 gene encoding uncharacterized protein LOC133516778; amino-acid sequence: MKYFLILLFLVSTLSKCLAIWCYQCTGATPGCSEPFNWRGIGYLGQPCLDNDDICVKLIERKGAQEVITRDCLSNFRAFRMDIPADTYEGCRRAAKDVNLANYVNNTVKELDVKRDWYDETTWCFCFLDHRCNGAAGKSVSMALPILFSAALLLTRVQ